A genomic window from Planococcus rifietoensis includes:
- a CDS encoding CpsD/CapB family tyrosine-protein kinase, which produces MAKKKQSLQATARKVVTHTTPRSFVSEQFRTLRTNVNFASPDLELRSIVVTSAAPGEGKSTTSANLATVFAQEGKNVLLVDGDMRKPTTHYTFHMPNTIGLSNVLTRQATVEDAIRPTTIERLDLMTCGPIPPNPAELLASNAMGMLISDLKKRYDVVIFDAPPVLSVTDGQVLANKCDGAILVVNSGSTEKEMAAKAKEAIEASNSKLIGAVLNNFELAKDSYYYQYYGNAEE; this is translated from the coding sequence ATGGCTAAGAAAAAACAGAGTTTGCAAGCAACTGCACGTAAAGTCGTTACGCATACAACACCGCGATCTTTTGTATCTGAACAATTCCGCACTTTGCGGACGAACGTCAATTTTGCATCGCCTGATTTGGAACTGCGTTCAATTGTTGTCACTTCCGCTGCACCAGGTGAAGGAAAGTCGACAACATCTGCTAACTTGGCGACTGTATTCGCACAAGAAGGAAAAAATGTACTTCTTGTAGATGGCGATATGCGTAAACCAACGACTCACTATACATTCCATATGCCTAACACTATCGGATTGTCTAACGTTTTGACGCGTCAAGCAACAGTAGAAGACGCAATCCGTCCAACGACAATCGAACGTCTCGACTTGATGACATGCGGCCCAATTCCGCCGAACCCAGCAGAACTATTGGCCTCCAACGCAATGGGAATGCTTATTTCAGATCTAAAAAAACGATATGATGTCGTCATTTTTGATGCGCCTCCTGTATTGTCTGTTACAGACGGGCAGGTATTAGCGAATAAATGCGACGGTGCCATTTTGGTTGTCAATTCCGGAAGCACGGAAAAGGAAATGGCCGCCAAAGCAAAAGAGGCAATCGAAGCGTCCAATAGCAAATTGATCGGCGCCGTATTGAACAATTTTGAGCTGGCAAAAGACAGCTATTATTACCAATACTACGGCAATGCTGAAGAGTAA
- a CDS encoding YveK family protein translates to MEETISLQDLFKTLKKNLGIIALTTILAITIAGAVSFLFLTPIYENSTQILVNQEQTEAAQLTNQNIQTDLQLINTYSVIIKSPAILDQVIEQMNLDMSAEALTSKITVNTAENSQVVNVVVRDEDPAQAVEIANTTAEVFENDVRELMNVDNVSILSPAVLKENPSPVEPNPILNMAIAAVVGLMLGVGIAFLREYLDTSMKTEQDIEDILGVPLLGVISPIKEKAELETTTSNRRKAAELNG, encoded by the coding sequence ATGGAAGAGACTATTAGCTTACAGGATTTATTCAAGACATTAAAGAAGAACCTCGGAATTATTGCCCTCACGACGATCCTGGCGATCACAATTGCAGGAGCGGTTTCGTTCTTGTTCCTGACCCCGATTTATGAGAACTCGACACAAATCCTCGTCAACCAGGAACAAACTGAAGCAGCGCAATTGACGAACCAAAATATCCAAACTGACTTGCAGCTCATCAATACATACTCGGTCATCATCAAAAGCCCAGCGATCCTCGATCAAGTCATCGAGCAGATGAACTTGGATATGAGCGCAGAAGCATTAACTTCAAAAATTACTGTTAATACAGCAGAAAACTCACAAGTCGTGAACGTTGTGGTGCGCGATGAAGATCCAGCCCAAGCGGTAGAAATCGCCAATACAACAGCCGAAGTATTTGAAAACGATGTTCGTGAGTTGATGAACGTAGATAACGTTTCGATTTTATCGCCAGCCGTATTGAAAGAAAACCCAAGCCCGGTTGAACCGAATCCGATATTGAATATGGCAATTGCCGCAGTAGTCGGATTGATGCTTGGTGTCGGTATCGCATTCTTGCGCGAATACCTCGACACCTCGATGAAGACTGAACAAGATATCGAAGACATTCTCGGAGTCCCGCTACTAGGTGTGATTTCACCGATTAAAGAAAAAGCAGAACTTGAAACAACGACGAGCAATCGCAGAAAGGCGGCGGAATTGAATGGCTAA
- a CDS encoding SGNH/GDSL hydrolase family protein → MKLYKLGALVAVLACLGILVFSYLSWQDKLQGAGTPDRTTSAETENTDSETQTTQSESTGDDSVNTELFANMDEQVQELFLQKNSEGENLQLLIIGSEALESGDPGYAERLKTSLEEAYGESIEVTIEAVEGTSDSLQSVDLSAGYDLALLEPLTLMNNDRISIEDERQDVIAFSDRLEQENSDALVILHAPQPIYGAGYYLAQVQALGEFANIYGYPYIEHWDAWPDTDDIALKEHLTEDAVPNDKGAETWATELANYFIAN, encoded by the coding sequence ATGAAATTGTATAAATTAGGAGCGCTCGTTGCAGTCCTTGCCTGCCTAGGAATCCTTGTCTTTTCTTACTTATCTTGGCAGGATAAACTGCAAGGTGCAGGAACACCTGACCGTACCACAAGCGCTGAAACTGAAAACACTGATTCTGAAACTCAAACCACCCAAAGTGAGTCAACTGGTGACGATTCTGTGAACACAGAACTATTCGCTAATATGGACGAACAAGTGCAAGAACTCTTCCTTCAGAAGAACTCCGAGGGCGAAAATCTCCAACTGTTGATTATTGGATCTGAAGCTCTTGAGTCTGGTGACCCGGGTTACGCAGAACGCCTAAAGACTTCCTTAGAAGAAGCTTACGGCGAATCGATTGAAGTGACGATTGAAGCAGTCGAAGGCACATCCGACTCGCTTCAATCTGTCGACCTGTCGGCTGGATATGACTTGGCTCTACTTGAACCATTGACACTGATGAATAACGATCGCATCTCCATTGAAGATGAACGTCAGGATGTTATTGCCTTCTCCGATCGTTTGGAACAAGAGAATTCAGACGCACTGGTTATCTTGCACGCGCCACAGCCGATATACGGCGCTGGCTATTACCTCGCACAAGTCCAGGCACTCGGTGAATTCGCCAATATCTACGGATATCCGTATATTGAGCACTGGGATGCATGGCCTGACACGGACGATATCGCTTTGAAGGAACATTTGACCGAAGACGCCGTCCCTAATGATAAGGGCGCTGAAACGTGGGCAACCGAACTAGCAAATTATTTTATCGCGAACTAA
- a CDS encoding LytR family transcriptional regulator, with the protein MKKKRKWPKYVLIALLLAVIAGGIYAYSVYSNFTTTLDTMHEPVEREQPSVERTEIVEFDQQDPFSVLLLGVDEREDDRGRSDTMVVMTVNPETQSTKMVSIPRDTYTEIIGRGTTDKINHAYAFGGIEMSMNTTENLLDIPIDYVVQVNMEGFEDIVDAVDGVTVNNSLAFDNFPEGEIELNGEQALDYVQMRKQDPRGDFGRQDRQKQVIQGIMRKGASINSLWNYQDIFEALGQNVRTNMTFDEMVDVQRNYQDAVTNVDQLIVEDGYGETINGIWYYMMDDAELAEIQSTLKEHLELQQAAE; encoded by the coding sequence ATGAAAAAGAAAAGAAAATGGCCCAAGTACGTGCTCATTGCATTGCTTTTGGCAGTTATCGCTGGAGGCATCTACGCCTATAGCGTCTACTCGAATTTCACGACGACACTCGATACGATGCACGAACCAGTAGAACGCGAACAACCGTCTGTTGAACGGACGGAAATCGTTGAGTTCGACCAGCAAGATCCATTCTCTGTGTTACTGCTCGGTGTTGACGAACGCGAAGACGATCGCGGCCGCTCGGACACAATGGTCGTCATGACCGTCAATCCGGAAACGCAGTCAACCAAAATGGTCTCCATCCCGCGTGACACTTACACCGAAATTATCGGGCGCGGCACGACAGACAAGATCAACCACGCCTATGCATTCGGCGGTATTGAAATGTCGATGAACACGACCGAGAACTTACTCGATATTCCGATCGACTACGTCGTGCAAGTGAATATGGAAGGCTTTGAAGATATCGTCGATGCAGTGGACGGCGTGACCGTCAACAACTCACTCGCGTTCGACAACTTCCCAGAAGGCGAAATCGAATTGAACGGCGAACAAGCGCTTGATTACGTCCAAATGCGCAAACAAGATCCACGCGGTGACTTCGGACGCCAGGACCGCCAGAAACAAGTCATTCAAGGCATCATGAGAAAAGGCGCTTCCATCAACAGCCTTTGGAACTACCAGGACATCTTTGAAGCCCTCGGACAAAACGTCCGCACGAACATGACTTTCGATGAAATGGTCGACGTGCAGCGCAATTACCAAGACGCTGTCACCAATGTTGATCAACTGATTGTCGAAGACGGCTACGGCGAAACCATTAACGGCATCTGGTATTACATGATGGACGACGCAGAACTTGCGGAAATCCAGTCTACGTTGAAAGAACATCTGGAATTGCAACAAGCAGCGGAATAA
- a CDS encoding glycosyltransferase, with amino-acid sequence MIPFETVEKQSNRTSGQIQKIALVHKHMKAGGVEALIVRMSRWLIENGFDVSVYLYSGGGPLLKHLRQINKLNVIVRDNGKEPTLDLSVLNQLMRSEKYDLVYSFSPSGMLLSYAVPAQLRLSGVYQPEMYKLERNKKIIRALKAIDKEFHHKLVFMNPTVRRYTARALGTEVPEQFMPPPVEQGAKDQQLGSPHSRRIVSVGAIQAFTTHYAQVIELMEELIQIDPEFTYHIYGEGPDEARLRKSIAESEARDHIFLHSMPRSGAIEEVLRDCFCFIGSGAVMIQACGSGVPGITSRANDAEALTEGYFHELPPYEVGESYWEAPEMYEIGELVKNLLVSENVYRKVAERCKNKARKFEIDAVMTEFIELANGKLAGKEKSNG; translated from the coding sequence ATGATTCCATTTGAAACGGTTGAGAAACAAAGCAATAGGACGAGTGGGCAGATCCAAAAAATCGCCCTCGTCCACAAACATATGAAAGCGGGCGGCGTCGAAGCATTGATTGTCCGCATGTCGCGCTGGCTTATAGAGAACGGCTTTGACGTGAGCGTTTATCTCTATAGCGGCGGCGGCCCCCTCCTTAAACATCTCCGGCAAATCAATAAGCTTAACGTCATCGTGCGGGATAACGGCAAAGAACCGACGCTCGATCTGTCGGTCTTAAACCAGCTCATGAGGTCCGAAAAATACGATCTGGTCTATTCGTTTAGTCCATCGGGAATGCTGCTGTCGTACGCGGTGCCAGCACAGCTGCGTTTATCGGGCGTCTACCAGCCTGAGATGTACAAGCTCGAGCGCAATAAAAAAATTATCCGTGCGCTAAAAGCGATCGATAAAGAGTTCCATCACAAGCTCGTGTTCATGAATCCGACGGTGCGACGCTACACGGCGCGTGCGCTCGGAACCGAAGTGCCGGAACAGTTCATGCCGCCACCCGTCGAACAAGGCGCAAAAGACCAACAGCTCGGCAGCCCACATTCAAGACGCATCGTCTCGGTCGGAGCGATCCAAGCTTTCACGACCCATTACGCACAAGTGATCGAGTTGATGGAAGAACTCATTCAAATCGATCCGGAATTCACGTATCATATTTACGGCGAAGGGCCGGACGAAGCGCGTCTCAGAAAAAGCATCGCGGAATCCGAAGCACGCGACCACATCTTCTTGCATTCAATGCCAAGAAGTGGTGCGATTGAAGAAGTGCTGCGAGACTGTTTTTGCTTTATCGGCTCCGGAGCGGTGATGATTCAAGCGTGCGGTTCCGGAGTCCCAGGGATCACGTCACGCGCGAATGATGCCGAAGCGTTAACGGAAGGGTATTTTCACGAACTGCCGCCTTACGAAGTCGGGGAATCGTACTGGGAAGCGCCCGAGATGTATGAAATCGGCGAGCTCGTAAAAAATCTGCTGGTTTCTGAAAATGTCTACCGTAAAGTGGCGGAGCGCTGCAAAAATAAAGCGCGTAAATTCGAGATTGATGCAGTGATGACGGAATTCATTGAGCTTGCGAATGGCAAACTAGCAGGCAAGGAGAAAAGTAACGGGTAA
- a CDS encoding dTDP-glucose 4,6-dehydratase: MRTDVGFKPTGEEEEPIMRTILVTGGHGFLGSRFIHELLIKYPAYQVVAIDEEADNVPELLRPLAACKRYAFHQVDIRNSDVVEQVFEHYEISDVIHFAAKTHVGESMRNPGIFAETNVLGTFHVLDAARKQWMNGPFEMKPRYEGSRFLHISTDQVYGPREQGFADEAMKYDPISPYAASKASSDLMVTGFHESYGMDAVVLQASNVFGPHQQDDKLIPIILQKALSGSIIPVYSGGEDVHDWVSVNDFWRAADTVFHLGDAGETYLAGGNTPLKTLEIVEKICESLDRHFPGNDTYKNQIRFVEPADGAKPPHRFAVSSNKLKQQFDFEAETTFEQGIEETIDWTLSKKRLWEVV; encoded by the coding sequence ATGAGAACTGATGTGGGATTCAAACCAACAGGAGAGGAGGAAGAGCCAATCATGAGAACGATTTTAGTAACGGGAGGGCACGGCTTTTTAGGGTCGCGCTTTATCCATGAATTACTTATCAAATACCCGGCCTACCAGGTGGTGGCGATCGACGAGGAAGCCGACAACGTGCCGGAATTATTGCGGCCGTTAGCAGCTTGCAAGCGCTATGCGTTTCATCAAGTCGATATCCGCAATAGCGATGTGGTCGAGCAGGTATTTGAGCATTACGAAATCAGCGACGTTATCCATTTTGCGGCGAAAACGCATGTCGGGGAGTCGATGAGAAATCCGGGGATTTTTGCGGAGACGAATGTGCTCGGTACATTTCACGTACTCGATGCAGCGCGCAAGCAATGGATGAACGGCCCGTTTGAAATGAAACCACGCTACGAAGGCTCGCGCTTTTTGCATATCTCGACCGATCAAGTCTATGGGCCGCGTGAACAAGGCTTCGCGGACGAAGCGATGAAGTACGATCCGATCAGCCCATATGCGGCGAGCAAAGCGAGTTCTGATTTGATGGTGACGGGATTCCACGAAAGCTACGGCATGGATGCGGTCGTGCTGCAGGCGTCGAACGTCTTCGGCCCGCATCAGCAAGACGATAAGCTCATTCCGATCATTTTACAAAAAGCCTTATCGGGTAGCATCATTCCCGTTTATTCTGGTGGCGAAGATGTCCACGACTGGGTATCGGTGAACGATTTTTGGCGTGCGGCAGATACTGTGTTTCATTTAGGGGATGCAGGAGAAACCTATCTTGCAGGAGGCAATACGCCGCTCAAGACCCTTGAAATCGTCGAGAAAATCTGCGAATCGCTCGATCGTCATTTCCCGGGAAATGACACGTACAAAAACCAGATCCGTTTTGTCGAGCCGGCAGACGGGGCAAAACCGCCTCATCGCTTTGCGGTCTCATCGAATAAGTTGAAGCAGCAATTCGATTTCGAAGCGGAAACGACGTTCGAGCAGGGCATTGAAGAAACAATCGATTGGACGCTTTCGAAAAAGCGGCTATGGGAAGTTGTATAA